The following proteins are co-located in the Cupriavidus pauculus genome:
- a CDS encoding TetR/AcrR family transcriptional regulator, which translates to MRKGEMTRVAILDAALELSSRDGLEGLTIGLLAERMQMSKSGVFAHFGSREDLQVEVVREYHRRFEQEVFYPSLQEPRGLPRLWSMVRRWMEKRIQEVTTGCIYISGAVEYDDRAESPVRDELVKSVTIWRAALMRAIDQAREEGHLRADCDPRLMLFEMYSLELGLHHDARFLRLPDSAELAMVALNKLIQSYRT; encoded by the coding sequence TTGCGCAAGGGCGAGATGACGCGCGTGGCGATTCTCGATGCCGCACTGGAACTGTCGTCCCGCGACGGGCTGGAAGGGCTGACCATCGGCCTGCTCGCGGAACGCATGCAGATGAGCAAGAGCGGCGTGTTCGCGCATTTCGGTTCGCGCGAGGACCTGCAGGTGGAAGTGGTGCGCGAGTATCACCGGCGGTTCGAGCAGGAGGTGTTCTACCCCTCGCTGCAGGAACCGCGCGGGCTGCCTCGCCTGTGGTCGATGGTGCGGCGCTGGATGGAAAAGCGCATCCAGGAAGTGACCACGGGTTGCATCTACATCAGCGGGGCCGTCGAGTACGACGATCGCGCGGAAAGCCCGGTACGTGACGAACTGGTCAAGAGCGTCACGATCTGGCGGGCCGCGCTGATGCGTGCGATCGACCAGGCCCGGGAAGAGGGGCACTTGCGCGCGGACTGCGATCCGCGCCTGATGCTGTTCGAGATGTACAGCCTTGAACTAGGCTTGCATCACGACGCCCGCTTTCTGCGCCTGCCGGACAGTGCCGAGCTTGCCATGGTCGCCCTCAACAAGCTGATTCAGTCTTACCGTACCTGA
- the clsB gene encoding cardiolipin synthase ClsB produces MPASVPDLGTASARARARVLHWMRRRGSPVPGNHVDLLCNGQAFFPALIEAIDAARVHVVVETYIYADDAVGARVGDALIAAAQRGVDVRLVVDGFGAGDLPAALQARLRDGGVVLEIYRPLRGFKFARRHLRRLHRKIAVIDGKVAFVGGINIIDDHNHGPVDLPEIGPRFDFAVRVRGPLVAQIALASARLWFRIAQRRGLRETASAFAEVETLTRGARQARSDVQPGGVPASLLLRDNLRNRRTIEREYLYALGAARHDVILANAYFLPGHKMRRALLACRERGVRVRLLLQGMVEYRLQHYATHALYARLLEAGVEIYEYEESFLHAKVAVVDDIWATVGSSNMDPFSLLLAREANVAVYDPAFAGTLRTRLEAAMAQRSARVMPEAHAGLPRLRRFANWAAYYVLRLGVVIAGVTGRY; encoded by the coding sequence ATGCCCGCATCGGTGCCGGACCTGGGCACCGCCAGCGCCCGTGCCCGGGCCCGCGTGCTGCACTGGATGCGCCGCCGCGGCAGCCCGGTGCCGGGCAACCATGTCGACCTGCTCTGCAACGGCCAGGCGTTCTTTCCGGCGCTGATCGAGGCCATCGACGCGGCGCGCGTGCACGTCGTGGTGGAGACCTATATCTATGCCGACGACGCCGTCGGCGCCCGCGTCGGCGATGCGCTGATCGCGGCGGCGCAGCGCGGCGTGGACGTCCGGCTGGTGGTGGACGGCTTTGGCGCAGGCGACCTGCCGGCCGCCCTGCAGGCGCGGCTGCGCGACGGCGGCGTGGTGCTGGAGATCTACCGCCCGCTGCGCGGCTTCAAGTTCGCGCGCCGCCATCTGCGGCGGCTGCACCGCAAGATCGCCGTGATCGACGGCAAGGTCGCCTTTGTCGGCGGCATCAACATCATCGACGACCACAACCACGGCCCGGTGGATCTGCCCGAGATCGGCCCGCGCTTCGACTTCGCGGTGCGCGTGCGGGGTCCGCTGGTGGCGCAGATCGCGCTGGCGTCAGCGCGGCTCTGGTTCCGCATCGCACAACGCCGGGGCCTGCGCGAGACCGCCAGCGCCTTTGCCGAAGTGGAAACGCTGACGCGCGGCGCGCGCCAGGCGCGGTCCGACGTGCAGCCGGGCGGGGTGCCGGCCAGCCTGCTGCTGCGCGACAACCTGCGCAACCGTCGCACCATCGAACGCGAATACCTGTACGCGCTGGGCGCCGCGCGGCACGACGTGATCCTGGCCAACGCCTACTTCCTGCCCGGCCACAAGATGCGCCGTGCGCTGCTGGCCTGCCGCGAGCGCGGCGTGCGCGTGCGGCTGCTGCTGCAGGGCATGGTCGAATACCGGCTGCAGCATTACGCCACCCACGCGCTTTATGCGCGGCTGCTGGAGGCCGGCGTCGAGATCTACGAGTACGAGGAAAGCTTCCTGCACGCCAAGGTGGCGGTGGTGGACGACATCTGGGCAACCGTGGGATCGAGCAACATGGACCCGTTCAGCCTGCTGCTGGCCCGCGAGGCCAACGTGGCCGTCTACGACCCCGCCTTTGCCGGCACGCTGCGCACGCGGCTGGAGGCGGCAATGGCCCAGCGCAGCGCGCGGGTCATGCCCGAAGCCCACGCCGGACTGCCGCGTTTGCGGCGATTTGCCAATTGGGCGGCCTACTACGTGTTGCGTCTCGGCGTCGTCATCGCGGGTGTGACGGGGCGCTACTGA
- the mobB gene encoding molybdopterin-guanine dinucleotide biosynthesis protein B: protein MKVFGIAGSSGSGKTTLLDQLIPRFVADGLRVAGIKHTHHGFDPDTPGKDSWRMRQGGCENVVLVGARHLTLMRHYPEDKPSPEIGEALAVLPRDTDLVMVEGYKWSDFPKLEIYRPAHGKPPLWTEVPCIVAVATDAVDEVAANTALPVIDLADVDAIYGWIRDYLASA from the coding sequence GTGAAGGTATTCGGCATTGCCGGTTCCTCTGGCAGCGGCAAGACGACGCTGCTGGACCAGTTGATCCCCCGCTTCGTGGCCGACGGCCTGCGCGTGGCCGGCATCAAGCACACGCACCACGGCTTCGACCCCGACACGCCGGGCAAGGATTCCTGGCGGATGCGCCAGGGCGGGTGCGAAAACGTGGTGCTGGTCGGCGCGCGGCACCTGACGCTGATGCGCCACTACCCCGAGGACAAGCCGTCGCCCGAGATTGGCGAGGCGCTGGCCGTGCTGCCGCGCGACACCGACCTCGTCATGGTCGAAGGCTACAAGTGGAGCGATTTCCCGAAGCTGGAAATCTACCGGCCCGCCCACGGCAAGCCACCGCTCTGGACCGAGGTGCCGTGCATCGTCGCCGTCGCCACGGACGCCGTGGACGAAGTGGCCGCCAACACCGCGCTGCCGGTCATCGACCTGGCCGACGTCGACGCCATCTACGGCTGGATCCGCGACTACCTGGCGTCGGCCTGA
- a CDS encoding endonuclease/exonuclease/phosphatase family protein, whose translation MKLRVVTYNIHKGVKGFSGKPRIQSVRTGLQAMDADIVFLQEVQDRNDRLVAAELFDPDHTQLNYLATDAYPHSVYGRNAVYEHGHHGNAILSRHPILMSENLDISDHRFEQRGLLHAVADIHGVEAHLICVHFGLFARSRVRQATALVERVRSVVPDGAPLVIAGDFNDWNHKLDSKICNTLNAVESAHAKNGRIHTFPSHMPWWQLDRIYVRGFDIERTQALTGREWAERSDHVPLMAELAHRLAIPEA comes from the coding sequence ATGAAGCTGCGCGTCGTTACCTACAACATCCACAAGGGGGTGAAGGGGTTCAGCGGCAAGCCGCGCATCCAGAGCGTGCGCACCGGGCTGCAGGCCATGGACGCCGACATCGTGTTCCTGCAGGAAGTGCAGGACCGCAACGACCGTCTGGTCGCCGCCGAGCTGTTCGACCCGGACCATACCCAGCTTAACTACCTGGCCACGGACGCCTATCCGCACTCGGTCTACGGCCGCAACGCGGTGTACGAGCATGGCCATCACGGCAACGCGATCCTCTCGCGCCATCCGATCCTGATGTCCGAGAACCTGGATATTTCCGATCACCGTTTCGAGCAGCGCGGGCTGCTGCACGCGGTGGCGGACATCCACGGCGTGGAGGCGCACCTGATCTGCGTGCACTTCGGGCTGTTCGCGCGCAGCCGCGTGCGGCAGGCCACGGCGCTGGTGGAGCGCGTGCGCTCGGTGGTGCCCGACGGCGCGCCGCTGGTCATCGCCGGGGATTTCAACGACTGGAACCACAAGCTCGACAGCAAGATCTGCAACACGCTCAATGCGGTGGAATCGGCCCATGCCAAGAACGGCCGGATTCATACCTTTCCGAGCCACATGCCGTGGTGGCAGCTCGACCGCATCTACGTGCGCGGCTTCGACATCGAGCGGACGCAGGCGCTGACGGGCCGCGAATGGGCGGAGCGCTCGGACCACGTGCCGCTGATGGCCGAACTGGCCCACCGCTTGGCGATTCCCGAGGCTTGA
- the nudB gene encoding dihydroneopterin triphosphate diphosphatase gives MRYKIPESVLVVIHTPDLQVLLIERADRPGFWQSVTGSLDAEDEPLAATAAREVAEETGIVASQHQLTDWQHTIDYEIYPQWRHRYAPGITRNTEHWFGLCVPEPLPVTLAPREHLQYAWLPWQDAAARCFSRSNAEAVRQLAWRAAAREDAGEVAR, from the coding sequence ATGCGCTACAAGATTCCCGAATCGGTACTGGTCGTGATTCACACGCCAGACCTGCAAGTCCTGTTGATCGAGCGAGCCGACCGGCCGGGCTTCTGGCAATCGGTCACCGGCAGCCTCGATGCCGAAGACGAGCCGCTGGCGGCCACCGCCGCCCGCGAGGTGGCCGAGGAAACCGGCATCGTCGCCAGCCAGCACCAGTTAACCGACTGGCAGCACACGATCGACTACGAGATCTACCCGCAGTGGCGCCACCGCTATGCGCCCGGCATCACGCGCAATACGGAACACTGGTTCGGCCTGTGCGTGCCCGAGCCGCTGCCCGTGACGCTGGCGCCGCGCGAGCACCTGCAGTACGCGTGGCTGCCCTGGCAGGACGCCGCGGCGCGCTGCTTTTCGCGCAGCAATGCCGAGGCGGTACGCCAGCTGGCGTGGCGCGCGGCGGCGCGGGAGGATGCCGGGGAGGTGGCACGATGA
- the aspS gene encoding aspartate--tRNA ligase codes for MSSMRTHYCGLVTEQLTGQEVALTGWVQRRRDHGGVIFVDLRDREGLVQVVCDPDRPEMFKAAEEIRNEFCIRVVGKVRPRPAGTENANLTSGKIEVLCHELTVLNPSVTPPFQLDDDNLSETTRLTHRVLDLRRPQMQYNLRLRYKVAMEVRKYLDAQGFIDIETPMLGKSTPEGARDYLVPSRVNPGHFFALPQSPQIFKQMLMVSGFDRYYQITKCFRDEDLRADRQPEFTQIDCETSFLTEQEIRDLFEDMMRTVFKNAIDVDLDAKFPVMEFREAMARFGSDKPDLRVKLEFTELTDVMKDVDFKVFSGPANSENGRVVGLRVPGGHAISRGEIDAYTQFVAIYGAKGLAWIKVNEVAKGRDGLQSPIVKNLHDAAIAEILKRTEAQDGDIIFFGADKAKVVNDAIGALRLKIGHSEFGKSTGLFEDTWKPLWVIDFPMFEYDEEDARWVAMHHPFTSPKDEHLQYLETDPGKCIAKAYDMVLNGWEMGGGSVRIYREDVQSKVFRALKIGDEEARAKFGYLLDALQYGAPPHGGLAFGLDRIVTMMAGADSIRDVIAFPKTQRAQDLLTQAPSAVDEKQLRELHIRLRAQEPKTTA; via the coding sequence ATGTCTTCCATGCGTACACACTACTGCGGTCTGGTGACCGAACAACTGACCGGCCAGGAAGTGGCCCTGACGGGCTGGGTGCAGCGCCGCCGCGACCATGGTGGCGTGATCTTCGTCGACCTGCGCGACCGCGAGGGCCTGGTGCAGGTGGTGTGCGATCCGGACCGCCCGGAGATGTTCAAGGCGGCCGAGGAAATCCGCAACGAGTTCTGCATCCGCGTGGTGGGCAAGGTGCGTCCGCGCCCGGCCGGCACCGAGAACGCCAACCTGACGTCGGGCAAGATCGAGGTGCTGTGCCACGAGCTGACCGTGCTGAACCCGTCGGTCACGCCGCCGTTCCAGCTCGACGACGACAACCTGTCGGAAACCACGCGCCTCACGCACCGCGTGCTGGACCTGCGCCGCCCGCAGATGCAGTACAACCTGCGCCTGCGCTACAAGGTGGCGATGGAAGTGCGCAAGTACCTGGACGCCCAGGGCTTCATCGACATCGAGACGCCGATGCTGGGCAAGAGCACGCCCGAGGGCGCGCGCGACTACCTGGTGCCGTCCCGCGTGAACCCGGGCCACTTCTTCGCGCTGCCGCAGTCGCCGCAGATCTTCAAGCAGATGCTGATGGTCTCGGGCTTCGACCGCTACTACCAGATCACCAAGTGCTTCCGCGACGAGGACCTGCGCGCCGACCGCCAGCCCGAATTCACGCAGATCGACTGCGAGACGTCGTTCCTGACCGAGCAGGAGATCCGCGACCTGTTCGAGGACATGATGCGCACCGTGTTCAAGAACGCGATCGACGTGGACCTGGACGCCAAGTTCCCGGTCATGGAGTTCCGCGAGGCCATGGCGCGCTTTGGCTCGGACAAGCCCGACCTGCGCGTCAAGCTGGAATTCACCGAGCTGACCGACGTGATGAAGGACGTCGACTTCAAGGTGTTCTCGGGCCCGGCCAACAGCGAGAACGGCCGCGTGGTCGGCCTGCGCGTGCCGGGCGGCCATGCCATCTCGCGCGGCGAGATCGACGCCTACACGCAGTTCGTGGCCATCTACGGCGCCAAGGGCCTGGCCTGGATCAAGGTCAACGAGGTGGCGAAGGGCCGTGACGGCCTGCAGTCGCCGATCGTCAAGAACCTGCACGACGCGGCGATTGCCGAGATCCTGAAGCGCACCGAAGCCCAGGACGGCGACATCATCTTCTTCGGCGCCGACAAGGCCAAGGTCGTGAACGACGCCATCGGCGCGCTGCGCCTGAAGATTGGCCATTCGGAGTTCGGCAAGAGCACCGGCCTGTTCGAGGACACCTGGAAGCCGCTGTGGGTGATCGACTTCCCGATGTTCGAGTACGACGAGGAAGACGCCCGCTGGGTGGCGATGCACCACCCGTTCACGAGCCCCAAGGACGAGCACCTGCAGTACCTGGAAACCGACCCCGGCAAGTGCATCGCCAAGGCGTACGACATGGTGCTGAACGGCTGGGAAATGGGCGGCGGCTCGGTGCGGATCTACCGCGAGGACGTGCAGAGCAAGGTCTTCCGCGCGCTGAAGATCGGCGACGAGGAGGCACGGGCCAAGTTCGGCTACCTGCTGGACGCGCTGCAGTATGGCGCGCCGCCGCACGGCGGCCTGGCGTTCGGCCTGGACCGCATCGTGACGATGATGGCCGGCGCCGACTCGATCCGCGACGTGATCGCCTTCCCGAAGACGCAGCGCGCCCAGGACCTGCTGACCCAGGCCCCGAGCGCCGTCGACGAGAAGCAACTGCGCGAACTGCATATCCGCCTGCGCGCGCAGGAGCCCAAGACGACCGCCTGA
- a CDS encoding DUF502 domain-containing protein has product MATKKTSAIKTWFLTGLLVLVPLGITLWVLNLIIGTMDQSMALLPLAWQPENLFGRRIPGLGAILTLLFILLVGVLTHNFIGQRLVRWWEALLGHIPVVGPIYTSVKQVSDTLLSSSGNAFRKALLVQYPREGSWTIAFLTGRPGGDVQNHLQGEYVSVYVPTTPNPTSGFFLMMPKADTIELDMSVDAALKYIVSMGVVAPTELPRRNGEGRPADAVTAADEVADTHTN; this is encoded by the coding sequence GTGGCTACCAAGAAAACGTCCGCCATCAAGACCTGGTTCCTGACCGGGCTGCTCGTCCTGGTGCCGCTGGGCATCACGCTGTGGGTGCTGAACCTGATCATCGGCACGATGGACCAGAGCATGGCCCTGCTGCCGCTGGCGTGGCAGCCCGAAAACCTGTTCGGGCGCCGCATCCCCGGGCTGGGCGCCATCCTGACGCTGCTGTTCATCCTGCTGGTGGGGGTGCTGACGCACAACTTCATCGGGCAGCGGCTGGTGCGCTGGTGGGAGGCGCTGCTGGGCCATATCCCCGTGGTCGGGCCGATCTACACCAGTGTCAAGCAGGTGTCGGACACGCTGCTGTCGTCGTCCGGCAACGCATTCCGCAAGGCGCTGCTGGTGCAGTATCCGCGCGAGGGATCGTGGACCATTGCATTTCTGACCGGGCGACCGGGCGGAGACGTGCAGAATCACCTGCAAGGCGAATACGTCAGCGTGTACGTGCCGACCACGCCGAACCCGACTTCCGGCTTCTTCCTGATGATGCCGAAGGCCGACACCATCGAGCTGGACATGAGCGTCGACGCGGCGCTCAAGTACATCGTGTCGATGGGCGTCGTGGCGCCCACGGAGCTGCCGCGCAGGAACGGCGAGGGCCGCCCGGCCGACGCCGTGACCGCCGCCGACGAAGTTGCCGACACCCATACCAACTGA
- a CDS encoding FmdB family zinc ribbon protein, protein MPIYAYRCDACGHGRDVLQKMSDAPLTDCPSCGAAGTFKKQLTAAGFQLKGSGWYVTDFRGGSGGTSATASGNAPAADGASAAPAASAGTAPASSTASAAPSGGGAGSSASH, encoded by the coding sequence ATGCCGATCTATGCCTACCGTTGCGACGCCTGCGGCCACGGGCGCGATGTGCTGCAGAAGATGAGCGATGCCCCGCTCACGGACTGCCCATCCTGCGGCGCCGCCGGGACCTTCAAGAAGCAACTGACCGCGGCCGGCTTCCAGCTCAAGGGCTCGGGCTGGTACGTGACGGATTTCCGCGGCGGCAGCGGCGGCACCAGCGCCACGGCTTCGGGCAACGCCCCGGCCGCTGACGGCGCGTCGGCCGCCCCGGCCGCGTCGGCGGGCACCGCCCCGGCTTCCTCCACGGCATCGGCCGCCCCGTCCGGCGGCGGCGCCGGCTCGAGCGCCAGCCACTGA
- a CDS encoding sodium:solute symporter family protein gives MLIWFVITYWVISVGIGLWAALRVKGTADFAVAGRSLPFYIVTATVFATWFGSETVLGIPAVFLKEGLSGVVSDPFGSSLCLILVGLFFARPLYRMNLLTIGDYYHNRYGRLAEVLTTLCIVVSYLGWVAAQIKALGLVFYTVSDGALSQDAGMMIGAASVLVYTLFGGMWSVAVTDFIQMIIIVIGLLYIGYEVSGQAGGVSAVVSHAAAAGKFEFLPSLDLVQIIGFAAALFTMMLGSIPQQDVFQRVTSSKTEQIAGRASVLGGVLYFFFAFIPMFLAYSATMIDPQMVEKYINSDSQLILPQLILTHAPMFAQVMFFGALLSAIKSCASATLLAPSVTFAENILRPYFRHLSDKQFLRVMQAVVLVFTTLVTLFALNSHLSIFHMVENAYKVTLVSAFVPLAFGLFWKPATRQGGLLAIILGLTSWLTCEVAFADATVPPQMVGLLFSIGGMVFGSLLPQWISDRPQVREVHIA, from the coding sequence ATGCTGATCTGGTTCGTCATCACCTATTGGGTTATCTCGGTCGGCATCGGCCTGTGGGCGGCGCTGCGCGTCAAGGGCACCGCCGACTTTGCCGTGGCCGGCCGCAGCCTGCCGTTCTACATCGTCACCGCCACGGTGTTTGCCACATGGTTCGGCTCTGAGACCGTGCTGGGCATCCCGGCCGTGTTCCTCAAGGAAGGGCTGTCCGGCGTGGTCTCGGACCCGTTTGGCTCCTCGCTCTGCCTGATCCTCGTGGGCCTGTTCTTCGCCCGGCCGCTGTACCGGATGAACCTGCTGACGATCGGCGACTACTATCACAACCGCTACGGGCGCCTGGCCGAAGTGCTGACCACGCTGTGCATCGTGGTGTCGTACCTGGGCTGGGTGGCCGCCCAGATCAAGGCGCTGGGGCTGGTGTTCTACACGGTGTCCGACGGCGCGCTGTCGCAGGACGCCGGCATGATGATCGGCGCGGCCAGCGTGCTGGTCTATACGCTGTTCGGCGGCATGTGGTCGGTGGCGGTGACCGATTTCATCCAGATGATCATCATCGTGATCGGCCTGCTCTATATCGGCTACGAGGTGAGCGGCCAGGCCGGCGGCGTGTCGGCCGTGGTGTCCCACGCGGCTGCGGCGGGCAAGTTCGAGTTCCTGCCGTCGCTGGACCTGGTGCAGATCATCGGGTTTGCGGCGGCGCTGTTCACGATGATGCTGGGGTCGATCCCGCAGCAGGACGTGTTCCAGCGCGTCACGTCGTCGAAGACCGAGCAGATCGCCGGGCGCGCGTCGGTGCTGGGCGGCGTGCTGTACTTCTTCTTCGCGTTCATCCCGATGTTCCTGGCCTATTCGGCCACGATGATCGACCCGCAGATGGTCGAGAAATACATCAATTCCGATTCCCAACTGATCCTGCCGCAGTTGATCCTGACCCACGCGCCGATGTTCGCGCAGGTCATGTTCTTCGGCGCGCTGCTGTCGGCCATCAAGAGCTGCGCGTCGGCCACGCTGCTGGCGCCGTCGGTGACGTTCGCGGAGAACATCCTGCGGCCGTATTTCCGCCACTTGAGCGACAAGCAGTTCCTGCGCGTGATGCAGGCGGTGGTGCTGGTGTTCACGACGCTGGTCACGCTGTTCGCGCTGAATTCGCACCTGTCGATCTTCCACATGGTCGAGAACGCCTACAAGGTGACGCTGGTGTCGGCGTTCGTGCCGCTGGCGTTCGGGCTGTTCTGGAAGCCGGCCACGCGGCAGGGCGGCCTGCTGGCCATCATCCTGGGGCTGACGTCGTGGCTGACCTGCGAGGTCGCCTTTGCCGACGCGACGGTGCCGCCGCAGATGGTTGGCCTGCTGTTCTCGATCGGCGGCATGGTGTTCGGGTCGCTGCTACCGCAGTGGATCAGCGACCGGCCGCAGGTCCGAGAAGTGCATATTGCTTAA
- the ubiB gene encoding ubiquinone biosynthesis regulatory protein kinase UbiB has product MTRLLRLCKIIFVVLYYGLDELVLSGFKSRRIKFLVRVITIGRKLEQPRGERLRLALTALGPIFVKFGQVLSTRRDLMPPDIADELAKLQDQVPPFDSALAVKIIEKSLGRPLGDLYENFELQPVASASIAQVHFATLRGGPNHGREVAVKVLRPGMLPVIDSDLALMGDMATWLERVWVDGRRLKPREVVAEFDKYLHDELDLMIEAANASQLRRNFADSELLCVPEVYWDWCTSTVFTMERMHGIPISRTESLKAAGVDMHKLAEEGVEIFFTQVFRDGFFHADMHPGNILVSVQPETFGRYIALDFGIVGALSEFDKNYLAQNFIAFFRRDYHRVALLHVESGWVPAETRVEELESAVRACCEPYFDKPLREISLGMVLMRLFQTSRRFNVEIQPQLVLLQKTLLNIEGLGRQLDPDLDLWKTAKPFLERWMYEQVGWKGAWERVKVEAPQWAKMLPDFPRLAHQFLERRALQGNGEQERLLAQLVIEQRRTNRRLSTALLLMGGFLAGIVIVQAMAWAGYW; this is encoded by the coding sequence ATGACCCGCCTGCTGCGTCTCTGCAAGATCATCTTCGTCGTCCTGTACTACGGGCTCGACGAACTCGTGCTGTCCGGTTTCAAGAGCCGGCGCATCAAGTTTCTGGTTCGCGTCATCACCATCGGCCGCAAGCTGGAGCAGCCGCGCGGCGAGCGGTTGCGGCTGGCGCTGACCGCGCTGGGCCCGATCTTCGTCAAGTTCGGGCAGGTGCTGTCCACCCGGCGCGACCTGATGCCGCCCGACATCGCCGACGAACTGGCCAAGCTGCAGGACCAGGTGCCGCCGTTCGATTCGGCGCTGGCGGTGAAGATCATCGAGAAGTCGCTGGGTCGGCCGCTGGGCGACCTGTACGAGAATTTCGAGCTGCAACCGGTGGCCAGCGCGTCCATCGCCCAGGTGCACTTTGCCACGCTGCGCGGCGGGCCGAACCATGGCCGCGAGGTGGCCGTGAAGGTGCTGCGGCCGGGCATGCTGCCGGTCATCGACAGCGACCTGGCGCTGATGGGCGACATGGCCACGTGGCTGGAGCGGGTCTGGGTCGACGGCCGGCGCCTGAAGCCGCGCGAGGTGGTGGCCGAGTTCGACAAGTACCTGCATGACGAACTGGACCTGATGATCGAGGCGGCCAACGCCAGCCAGCTACGCCGCAACTTTGCCGACAGCGAGCTGCTGTGCGTGCCCGAGGTGTACTGGGACTGGTGTACCAGCACCGTGTTCACGATGGAGCGGATGCATGGCATCCCGATCTCGCGGACGGAGTCGCTGAAGGCCGCTGGCGTCGACATGCACAAGCTGGCCGAGGAAGGCGTCGAGATTTTCTTCACGCAGGTGTTCCGCGACGGCTTCTTCCACGCCGACATGCATCCGGGCAACATCCTGGTGTCGGTGCAGCCGGAGACGTTCGGGCGCTACATCGCGCTGGACTTCGGGATCGTCGGCGCGCTGTCCGAATTCGACAAGAACTACCTGGCGCAGAACTTCATCGCTTTCTTCCGGCGTGACTACCACCGCGTGGCGCTGCTGCACGTGGAGTCGGGCTGGGTGCCGGCCGAGACACGCGTCGAGGAACTGGAGTCGGCCGTGCGCGCTTGCTGCGAGCCGTACTTCGACAAGCCGCTGCGCGAAATCTCGCTGGGCATGGTGCTGATGCGGCTGTTCCAGACCTCGCGCCGCTTCAATGTGGAGATTCAGCCACAACTGGTGCTGCTGCAAAAGACGCTGCTCAATATCGAAGGGCTGGGCCGCCAGCTCGATCCCGACCTGGATCTCTGGAAGACCGCCAAGCCGTTCCTGGAACGGTGGATGTACGAGCAGGTGGGCTGGAAGGGCGCCTGGGAGCGGGTCAAGGTGGAGGCGCCGCAGTGGGCCAAGATGCTGCCGGACTTCCCGCGCCTGGCCCACCAGTTCCTGGAACGCCGGGCGCTGCAGGGCAACGGCGAGCAGGAACGGCTGCTGGCCCAGCTTGTGATCGAGCAACGGCGGACCAACCGGCGGCTGTCCACGGCGTTGCTGCTGATGGGTGGCTTCCTGGCCGGCATCGTGATCGTCCAGGCGATGGCCTGGGCCGGGTACTGGTAG
- a CDS encoding ubiquinone biosynthesis accessory factor UbiJ has product MNALPSPLAAPIVAALNHLIEQEPWACSLLAPFAGRVIRFDAAAFALSLRITDQGCIERAAESEVAAVTLIVPLQQWPLVVADVAEGGQAAAMRHVRIDGDAELANAVSTLARNLRWDAAEDLSRALRGVMGGPISDSVAQRVVDGARQAHESATRVGRALLDNVTEYLLDEQPTLVRHSALDGFGADVARLRDDLARLEKRLERLERGGGQGDHAPGSLPSAHR; this is encoded by the coding sequence ATGAACGCCTTGCCCTCACCGCTGGCCGCGCCGATCGTCGCCGCGTTGAATCACCTGATCGAACAGGAGCCATGGGCCTGCAGCCTGCTGGCCCCGTTTGCCGGCCGCGTGATCCGGTTCGATGCCGCCGCGTTTGCGCTGTCGCTGCGGATCACCGATCAGGGCTGCATCGAGCGGGCGGCCGAGTCCGAGGTGGCGGCCGTGACGCTGATCGTGCCGCTGCAGCAATGGCCGCTGGTGGTGGCCGACGTGGCCGAGGGCGGCCAGGCCGCCGCGATGCGCCATGTGCGGATAGACGGCGACGCCGAGTTGGCCAATGCGGTGTCGACGCTGGCGCGCAACCTGCGCTGGGATGCGGCCGAAGACCTGTCGCGCGCGCTGCGTGGCGTGATGGGCGGCCCGATCAGCGATAGCGTGGCGCAGCGCGTGGTGGACGGCGCGCGCCAGGCGCATGAAAGCGCCACCCGCGTTGGCCGGGCCCTGCTCGACAATGTGACCGAATACCTGCTGGACGAACAGCCGACCCTGGTGCGGCATTCCGCGCTCGACGGGTTCGGCGCCGATGTGGCACGGCTGCGCGACGACCTGGCGCGGCTCGAAAAACGGCTGGAACGCCTGGAACGCGGGGGCGGACAGGGGGATCACGCGCCGGGCTCGCTCCCGTCGGCCCACCGCTAA